DNA sequence from the Lycium barbarum isolate Lr01 chromosome 5, ASM1917538v2, whole genome shotgun sequence genome:
CCACGCCCCCGCTGGTTGCTGTCCTTATTATCTGGAACAAAGCTGTAATGGGAGAAAAAGGGATTAATTAAACAACAAATAATAGCACAACAGAAAAACAAAGAAATATGCATGTAGAAACCTAGGTGACATGAAAGAGTACATGAACACAGGGATATAAAAGAACAGTATTCTCTCGAAGATAAACAAAAAAAGTTCTGTTAAAGAAAAAGGGCCAACCTACATACCCCGGAGAACCTAGGTAACGTGAAAGAATTGTATGTGTAAATGGATATGAAAGAACAATATACTCTCTAATATGAACAAAGGTGGTTTTCACAAGGAAAAAGGGCCAACCTAACTACTCCATTGCTAGCAGCTATCATACATTGTAAAATATTTAAACACAGACCTTGTTAAGATTCCAGACCTCTGATAAATGGTGGGATATAGATATCAAGATAAAGACACCTTAAATACTTGGAGTTCAATGCAATGCCTCAGATATGAAGTGGCAAAAAAATGGGAGACAAGATGATACGAAGATCTTACATGAGCCAATGACAACAAAGACGAAGAAACCAAGCAATATAGGGCCAACAGGATACTGGTTTCCTTTCTTTGCGGTAGTTTCAGGAACAGCTCCTCGCTTGGTGATGTTTTTCTCAAACCTCTCCACCTTCCTGTCAGCGAGACGTCTGGATGTAGTCTGGTCAAAGGCAACAATACAAAGGAATGATACACAAGAAAATCTTGTTCAAACTAACAATAAATAAATctttttgaaaagaaagaaaagttaagTATAGCCAGCTTTTGACAAGCAACCAAGTCTCTAACCGGACAGGACAAGCATCAACCAATCTAGCATGCAGCTCTAGTATTCAACATTCAGAACATCCATATTATAAATATCCAACAATTGAGACCACCACCAGAGGGAAACAGAACTTGGCAATTGGCAACCTTCTCCAATAGAAAAGGGTTTGCCATACTGGATCCAAGGGTTGAGCTGACACAAGAGAAGGTTGGAGAAAAGCTGCTCCCTTTTCATCATTTGGTGGTAAAATTGGAAGTAGATTTGTTTATTGATGAAACCATGCTCATGTAATGGTCTAACTAACGGATTTTTGGGCATCCAGTGATCACATCTCATGTTAAGCTACAACAGAGGCCTTATGTCCCAAAGATTCTTCTAATGACACTTTCAAATAGAGTGGGGCTTCAATTAACAGGGAGGTCAAAGTTATTTACCCCGTTTCAAATCCTATGGTATTGGATCTTAGTATGTACCAACATAACCTATTTAAAGAAAAAATAGAAGTGCTGAACAAATTCAAGCTTAACGGGAACTCAAATCTTAGCAATTTTATATGCCCCTAATGCTGATTCAATTATTTAAACAACCCGGAAGCTAGCCTAAATCGCCATCCTTTTTCTGATAAATTAAAGGAATCCTAGCTAAAGCAGGGAATTTAAGTCTTGGAATTACCAAAACCAGCTCCCACCTTTTGATAGAGCATGGAAGCAATGCAAAAGAATATCGATTCCATGCAAAcaactaaaaatatattttactAAGTCTAACCACTAATTGTCTTTTACTCAAACCTATGGATGATGCCGCCGTTATCCAGTTACATTAGACAGTAAGAAAAGATTATATAAAAAgttaacaacatacccagtgaaatcccacaaagtggggtctggagagggtagaatgTACACAAACCTTACTCTACGGCAGTGTTTAGGATGGCGAAAGGCGAGGCGTGGCGACAAGGGCTCACCTCACGCCTCATGGCGAGGCGTGGCGTGGCGAGCGCCTTTTAGAAGCGAGGCGAGAATTaacacaaaaaattaaaatattaaatatgcatatataaatacCCAAAAACTCAAATACTCAACAAAATACCAGCAAATATTTCAATTGAAAAACTAAAAGTAGATGGTTGATAGTTGATACTAAAGTCTAAAAGTCTCCAACTAGATAGTTAATAAGTCATAAGGTCCCTGGGTGTTAGCATTAACCAAATTATAACGAAGCAACATCTATTCTTCTTCAAGATCTCCAAATTCTTCAACCACAAGAGTGTTAGCATTATAttttctcgttattctgttctgTTTTAGAAAAGTCAgccaacttttaaaaaaaaaaaaatcaaaaggcgACGCCTTACGCCATAGCCTCGCCTTAGTCGCCATGTCGCCGTAGCCTCGCCTTTTGGGAAATGCCACGCCTTGGCAGTACATGGCAAGGCAGGCTCGCCTTGCCACGCCTCGCGCCAAAAGGCGTAAGGCGAGTGCCTTTCACAACACTGCTCTACGGCTGTTTCTGGCAGACCCTATCATCTAAAAGTTGACGCCTATATTTTCCTTTTCGATAGACCATTGGATTTTttccccaaaaaaataaaaataaaaaaatcaatgaTTTACACTGCAATAAAAATGTTCTGTCACGGCTAAGCACCAACTGCCAAGGTATTGTTCCTTGGCTTTAACCTAAAAGGCAAAGTTAAATCATGAAATTCACCCTTATATATGGCCCCTAACACCACCACCCCCCGAAATTCCGATGTGGAAGTTTTACATCGAATCCCCTTTCGAGGTCAACCTCGGGCGATCCACAGGTCGTTACATTTTCCTGAATCATTGTTAATTGCACATTTATATCTCCCTCACAATAAGTGATTTATGATAACTCCATCCATTAATCTCAAGGTAAACTATTTGCTACTTATTTTAAGCAAAAGAATCTATTTATAAACAAttcttctaaaaaaaaaaaaagcagaagaaaaaaaaagacagtTGACATCAAAAACACTAAATAAATCATGTGAATCACAAAATAATGAGCCAGGAACATCAACGTTGATACAAaacataattattttttttaataaaaggggAAATTAATCTAAATAATGAGCCAGACACATCAACATTGATACAAAacatttttgttttttgtttttaaaaagaGCAATTAATCCGTGGCAACTACATATTAAGGGCTacaataagaaaagaaaagactaaaaattccaaatttattgaAATCAATAATCAGAACAATCACACAATTATTAATCCAAATAATAAGCCAGGAGCAACGACATTGacacacacaccaaaaaaaaaaaaaaagttagaacaGATTGGAGTTTTTTATTACCATAATTGAAGAAAAATCCGGTGATCGCCGATAGATGAGAACACAAAAATTTGCAGAGAGAATTATTTATTTCTCTTCCTTTTTTCTATTTTGTCTTATTTATAGTTGGTGAAAAACTCGAGGACAGGAGGCACATGAAAAACGCGTCACGCTCCTTCCATTAATTGGTGAGATGGGTTAGAAACCACGCAGCTTTGCTTACTTGGCAGCATATTATTGGGTTAATTGTACACGTCGGATTTATTTTACCTGGGCTTAATAAAATAGAAAAAGCCtaattattataaatattatttaattatgatgtctatctttaggagagaATTTAGGGTTTGTAACTTTGACACTAAGTTAAATTTCTCCTATTTAGATGTTCTCTTCATTGTATAGAATCTttaacaagagaaataaaagaattcctctcttctctctttctctacaatattcttcttacttgttttattattttataacacgttatcagcacgagactctaataAATTGAGAAATTGAATAATGTTATAAAGTTGCCGAGTGTTTCCCATAAGAAGGATGACCCAGTACAAGGGTTATAGCAACAACATATATGCGGCCATCAACGGGATTTGTTATCAATCAAATCCTATTATCATATTGCTCCAGATGAGTTAAGGCAAGTAATGCCTTGGATTAATACCCTTATGGACTATTTGATTGGATAATTTTCTTTCGGTATTAATCCATTACCTGGTATCatttaaatatatgtatatcatactttgtatattatattaaaagaagTACTGGAAGTACTCTTGTAGAATATGCAAGAAATATTTGACCACTCGCAGTGGTAAATACTTTCATAGGCTTATCGTGATTATAAAGgaagatatgttagagaaaatACTCTACGTTGTATGAATATcttgatttgctcctgaagtagtgACATCTTAAAAGAGGTATTAAGCTATCATGATATGCTCAGAACACGTAAAGATAATTTTGTTCCATTCTTGAAGAATGAGAtcttttgataaatgttataaacacagatccattccctgaagtgaatgtgatgatATTTAGTAAAGATTGTAAATACATACGTGTTTTTGGCTATGAAAATATCACGACTCACCTCTTGAAGAGACAGAATAATATTCTAAATATTTTAtgttttactcctgaagtagtaaaactTTAAACGAATCTTAAAGTAGTAAAATtcgaaatttactcctgaagcaaTATGACATGGAATGCTTTGGTCAATCCTAAAGACTCAAGATCTGGACGTCGTTAAGGTTTTTATATTCCATCTTTTGCTACTTTGTGTTGCTATACATAAATACATCTAGGTATATATCTGATTATCGTACTTACGTGAACATGATGTTTCTTTTTGGTATAATGATATCAATATATTATGTGAAGGATTATTTACAGTGATCTAGTACTTATTGGAAGAGTACTTACTGGAAAGCCATTAATAAAAACGATGTGAGTCTTATTTGATATTAGCAAGTCATCTGTTGTTAGTTGCCgtaaataaattatttttgttACTATGGCCCTAACTTCATGGTTGGCGTGAACTCCAGCAAAGTTCAAAATAATTGTATAACCTGAAGTGGCAATATCTTAGAAGAGGTTCTAAGTGATCataattttattttgttaagGCACGTTTAGATGATTATGTTCCATTCTTAAAGAATGAGACTTTTGACAAATGTTACACATACAGATCCATtctctgaagtgaatgtgatgatATTTAATAAAGATCATAAATGCCGACGTCCTATTATTTGTGAAAATAAATCAAGCCTTATATCCGACACAGGTAAAGTAATTCTATCTTTTAGGAAGACTTGCAAATTGAAAAAGTAATAATTAATCTTTAATGTATGGGATCTCAGATATATTTTTGATATTGGTACAAAATGTACATGTCTTCGTAACAGCATCTGAATGTGATTTTCTTCCTGTACAGTGGTGCTTTACATAACATTTGAACTTCTGGAAATTTATTTACTCTAAGTAAATGTATTGCGCAAGTATTTGTTTTTTTATATTTGTAATCTGTTATCACATATTCTTGGAACAATAAGTCCAAACACAATCTTTTAGCGATCATCCTTCATAGtaaaggaaaagaaagagaactggatattattatgattattttcctAATAAAGGTTTTTAATGATTTTATCAATTCTGTAAATATGCATGATCAGATTGGTGAAGTTAACATGCCTATTTGTTCATAAGCTTAAATTATTAGGCAACTGAAAACTGAATATAGTCCAATTTTGAGTAATTTTCTCATGAAATTATCGTGGGAATATTAAAAGATACCACAAATTTTATACCTTGTAATGATTCTAGATATATGTTATTCAAGGATAATAAGTATCAAGTTGTTAGTATACTGCTTACTTGTCTTATATTATAACCTCACAAAAAAGACTACGAGATACTTGAACATCTTTCACCAAGACTCCAAGGTCTGATTCTCTTTTGGCTTTCCTTTATATTCGTTCTGTGTTACTAACATATTTTGTAGTGACTTGCTGGACTCCTTGTGGTAGAGACATTTCTATTTTGAAAATTTACTTTATCATCATAATTTGATAATTTACACTTGGCCTATTAGGTCATTGGTTGAGGGTAAGGCGGTGGATTCAAGTCCCATCGTATTATGATGTAAAACGTCTTTATATGGGTAAGACGTTGGGTTTTGAGTCCTAATGTACCATAATGATGAATAAGGCAAAATAATGTGATTTTGATGAAAAATATTGAATCATATCCCACCGTATATGCTCCATTCCTTGAAGTGAATGTGGTAACAACGCATAATAAGTCTGAAATAAGACAAATAGTCAAATGAATGATCATGGGCATGGAACGAAAAATAGTCATCATTGTAATGATATTTAGTAAAGATTATAAATACGGACATGTGATTGATTGTGATGTTATCATGAGtcacctccagaagaggtagaatgattaaaaaaaaaaaacaattctaaatattttatgatttactcccgaagtagtaaactcGGAAatctgctcctgaagtagcaaacTCATAAATAGGCTCCCAAAGTAGCCAATTTTGAACTCTACTATTGTCTTTACATGTCCAATTGCTACTATTGTTTATTTTATGACACCAGTAGTGTTTAACTAAAACTTCTTTTATGATACCAGCAGTATCTAAACAATATTTGATAGTACAAAATCAGTTaagggctccagaagagctaactaTTTATATAGAAGATCATGGCATTAGTAGTGTCCAAACATAATTTGATTATGGAGAATAAATTAAAGGCTCCTAAAGAGCTTATATAGTATTGTGTCATTCGTTCTAGATTGTAATATACAAAGTTGTTATGATCGAAACACAAGTTGTAGTAAACAcgaagtttactaaagtaaatgactataatattgaaggtataAATGATTGGAGtattaaatattttcaaaatcatGGTGGGTAAGAAATATGTATGTGAATGGTTACCCTATTTATTCTCCAAAttgtactacacaaatataagcatgatgaaatcacatgtcacggtaaaccagaagtttagtgatatataaaaaaaaaaaaaccatg
Encoded proteins:
- the LOC132641290 gene encoding uncharacterized protein LOC132641290, which translates into the protein MTTSRRLADRKVERFEKNITKRGAVPETTAKKGNQYPVGPILLGFFVFVVIGSSLFQIIRTATSGGVA